One genomic window of Cannabis sativa cultivar Pink pepper isolate KNU-18-1 chromosome 2, ASM2916894v1, whole genome shotgun sequence includes the following:
- the LOC115715713 gene encoding uncharacterized protein LOC115715713: protein MEFIGREESDDDFDDVPFSKFNVDRVGSSGVQKEFTGGFDVDGVMRKMKEFISRQKKTDESIEVLNNVLEGRFKELQLSLQSYIDSKISEGLIFFMELKFNELKEAIENAKISKDGNDSPDESDGKNDDLNDVEVFDVKSQDAIETVGLDENIQYTQSYSCFVFNDDAPSFDIMSFISSKPDWLLMIMAYLRMLLKNLRRMKFFHYLDDLLLCCLLSLSNVFYVCFVYLQGLGGGDAVKAIGSDGTNKDNVEGKNTEEAKDVADGSNKDNVEGRAVDVDASVNDVEGVSSKGKLFDSQGTEDSITVSALEIINEKIDAYEGSIKKDKSLNKLEATNADVLSTYGLDKTDVVGVEKKHGSQESFSVSTMEVVNDHLVSYEDSLKKGKSIKLEEETPTVGNRERKPSSVYNSPYATEFGSGSIGKPKGGRPGSCAFGFGFFNVIDDVQAKSFDQWFKIGLMIKTK, encoded by the exons ATGGAGTTTATTGGCCGAGAAGAGTCAGATGATGACTTTGATGATGTTCCATTCTCAAAGTTTAATGTTGATAGAGTTGGATCTTCTGGTGTACAGAAGGAGTTTACTGGTGGGTTTGATGTCGATGGTGTGATGCGTAAGATGAAGGAGTTTATTTCTAGGCAAAAGAAGACTGATGAGTCTATTGAAGTATTGAATAATGTGTTGGAGGGTAGATTCAAGGAGTTGCAGTTAAGTCTTCAGTCGTATATTGACTCAAAGATCAGTGAAggcttgattttttttatggaaTTGAAGTTTAATGAGTTGAAGGAAGCTATTGAAAATGCAAAAATTTCTAAAGATGGAAATGATAGTCCTGATGAGAGCGATGGCAAG AATGATGATTTAAATGATGTTGAAGTTTTTGATGTGAAAAGTCAAGATGCAATTGAAACTGTTGGACTCGATGAGAATATTCAATATACTCAAAGTTATTCTTGTTTT gtTTTTAATGATGATGCTCCTTCATTTGATATTATGAGTTTTATTTCTAGTAAACCTGATTG GTTGTTGATGATCATGGCCTATTTAAGGATGTTGTTAAAAAATCTAAGGAGGATGAAG ttttttcattATTTAGATGATTTGTTACTATGTTGTTTGTTGTCTCTGTCAAAtgttttttatgtttgttttgtaTATTTACAGGGTTTGGGGGGTGGTGATGCTGTTAAAGCTATTGGTTCAGATGGGACAAATAAAGACAATGTTGAGGGAAAGAATACTGAAGAAGCAAAAGATGTTGCAGATGGGAGTAATAAAGATAATGTTGAGGGCAGAGCAGTTGATGTAGATGCAAGTGTAAATGATGTTGAAGGTGTTTCTAGTAAGGGAAAGTTGTTTGATAGTCAAGGCACTGAGGATAGTATCACTGTGTCTGCTTTGGAGATTATAAATGAAAAGATTGATGCCTATGAGGGAAGCATTAAAAAG gatAAGTCTTTAAATAAATTAGAGGCAACAAATGCTGATGTTTTATCTACCTATGGGTTGGACAAG ACTGATGTTGTTGGTGTTGAGAAGAAGCATGGTTCTCAAGAAAGCTTTTCTGTATCTACCATGGAGGTTGTTAATGATCATTTGGTTTCCTATGAAGACAGTTTGAAAaag GGAAAGTCTATAAAATTGGAGGAAGAAACTCCTACAGTTGGAAATAGAGAGAGGAAACCTAGTTCTGTATACAACAGTCCGTATGCCACAGAATTTGGTTCAGGTAGTATTGGTAAACCAAAAGGTGGACGTCCTGGATCATGTGCTTTTGGATTTGGCTTTTTCAATGTGATTGATGATGTGCAAGCTAAATCTTTTGATCAGTGGTTTAAGATTGGTTTAATGATAAAAACAAAGTGA
- the LOC133034870 gene encoding sugar transport protein 10-like gives MAIGGMVVSNVGRNYEGSGLNAFVVVTCLVAAMGGLIFGYDLGISGGVTSMEPFLERFFPSVYRKMNDETIHQNEYCKFDSELLTLFTSSLYLAALAASFVASVITRSFGRKVSMLIGGVVFFIGSILNGAAANIEMLIIGRLLLGIGVGFANQSVPLYLSEMAPAKMRGALNIGFQMAITIGILVANFVNYGTAQIKGGWGWRVSLGLAAVPAVMLTVGAMFLPDTPNSILERGNHEEAKRMLQRVRDAVNVDDEFQDLVDACEASKKIQNPWKNILLPQYRPQLTICILVPFFQQLTGINVIMFYAPVLFKTLGFGDNASLISSAITGVVNVLATIVSIVSVDRFGRRVLFLEGGTQMIISQIAVAVLIALNFGVSGEGVLTKPEADLLLVLICAYVAAFAWSWGPLGWLVPSEICPLEIRSAAQAINVSVNMFFTFIIAQVFLSMLCHMKFGLFFFFAGFVIIMTVFIYFFLPETKNIPIEEMNRVWKAHWFWGKYIPDEAVIGGPTTKSTTTTDHGDDYNKPANNVV, from the exons ATGGCTATAGGAGGAATGGTGGTTTCAAATGTGGGAAGGAACTACGAAGGCAGTGGCCTCAATGCCTTTGTTGTGGTTACTTGTTTGGTTGCTGCCATGGGAGGTCTCATCTTCGGATATGACCTTGGAATCTCAG GAGGAGTTACTTCAATGGAACCTTTTCTGGAGAGATTTTTCCCATCTGTGTACAGAAAAATGAACGATGAAACGATTCATCAAAACGAGTACTGCAAATTCGATAGCGAGTTACTGACATTGTTCACTTCTTCCCTATACCTAGCAGCATTGGCAGCCTCATTCGTTGCTTCAGTTATAACCAGGTCTTTTGGTAGAAAAGTCTCCATGCTTATTGGAGGAGTAGTCTTCTTTATAGGCTCTATATTAAATGGTGCTGCTGCAAACATTGAAATGCTCATTATTGGTCGCCTATTGCTCGGTATAGGTGTCGGTTTTgccaatcag TCAGTCCCACTTTATCTATCAGAAATGGCACCAGCAAAGATGAGAGGAGCTCTCAACATAGGATTCCAAATGGCCATAACCATTGGTATCTTGGTAGCCAACTTTGTCAACTATGGCACTGCTCAAATTAAGGGAGGTTGGGGATGGAGAGTCTCTCTAGGACTCGCCGCAGTCCCGGCAGTGATGTTAACCGTTGGAGCAATGTTCTTACCTGACACTCCCAACTCCATCCTCGAACGAGGCAACCACGAAGAGGCCAAGAGAATGCTGCAAAGAGTCCGTGATGCGGTCAATGTGGACGATGAGTTCCAAGACCTTGTAGACGCATGCGAAGCCTCCAAGAAGATCCAAAATCCATGGAAGAACATCTTGTTGCCTCAGTACAGGCCCCAACTCACCATTTGTATCTTGGTTCCCTTTTTCCAGCAACTCACTGGTATCAATGTCATCATGTTCTATGCACCAGTGCTTTTCAAGACTCTTGGGTTTGGTGACAATGCTTCTCTTATATCTTCTGCCATAACTGGTGTTGTTAATGTTCTTGCCACCATTGTCTCTATTGTTTCGGTTGACCGATTTGGAAGGAGAGTTTTGTTCCTTGAAGGTGGCACACAAATGATTATTTCCCAG ATTGCAGTAGCAGTCCTAATAGCATTGAACTTTGGTGTATCGGGAGAAGGAGTGCTGACAAAACCAGAAGCTGATCTACTATTAGTGTTGATATGTGCATACGTAGCAGCATTTGCATGGTCATGGGGTCCATTGGGCTGGCTAGTACCAAGTGAGATATGTCCATTAGAGATTAGATCAGCAGCTCAAGCCATAAATGTCTCAGTCAACATGTTCTTCACCTTCATAATAGCTCAAGTCTTCTTATCCATGCTTTGCCACATGAAGTTTggccttttcttcttctttgctGGGTTTGTGATCATCATGACTGTGTTCATCTACTTCTTCTTGCCAGAGACCAAAAATATCCCCATTGAAGAGATGAATCGAGTTTGGAAAGCTCACTGGTTTTGGGGTAAGTACATACCTGATGAGGCAGTAATAGGAGGCCCTACTACTAagtcaacaacaacaacagatcATGGTGATGATTATAATAAGCCAGCCAACAATGTTGTGTGA
- the LOC115721028 gene encoding protein PELOTA 1 translates to MKIVRKDFVRNGPGSVKMVAVDSDDLWYAYNLIAPGDSVMAVTVRKVLREAASGGRDAERVKLKLEVKVEEVADYDKVGSVLRIRGKNILENEHVKIGAFHTLELEVNRPFVLRKDNWDSLALHVLQQASDPTASADLAVVLMQEGLAHIMLIGKSMTTTRARIETSIPRKHGPGIAGYESALNKFFENVLQAFLKNVDFNVVRCAVIASPGFTKDQFHRHLLLEAERKQLRTIIEHKSRIILVHTTSGYKHSMKEVLEAPNVMNMIKDTKAAQEVRALEEFFSMLSNDSARACYGPKHVEVAHERMAVQTLLITDDLFRNADLVARRRYVNLVESVKDSGGNVHIFSSLHVSGEQLAQISGIAAILRFPLPDLEDLEM, encoded by the exons ATGAAAATCGTCCGCAAGGACTTTGTCCGAAACGGACCTGGAAGCGTCAAG ATGGTAGCTGTTGATTCCGACGATTTGTGGTATGCCTATAACTTGATTGCTCCTGGGGACAGTGTTATGGCTGTAACTGTCAG GAAAGTACTTAGAGAAGCGGCTTCTGGTGGAAGAGATGCAGAGCGTGTGAAGCTGAAGTTGGAAGTTAAAGTTGAAGAG GTTGCAGATTATGACAAGGTTGGTTCTGTCTTGCGGATACGTGGTAAAAATATTTTGGAGAATGAACATGTAAAG ATAGGAGCTTTCCATACATTAGAACTTGAGGTGAATCGACCTTTTGTATTAAGAAAG GACAATTGGGATTCATTGGCATTACATGTACTTCAACAAGCCTCTG ATCCCACTGCAAGCGCAGATCTAGCTGTTGTTTTAATGCAAGAAGGATTAGCACATATTATGCTCATTGGTAAAAG TATGACAACTACTCGTGCAAGAATAGAAACTTCAATTCCACGCAAGCATGGACCTGGTATTGCTGGTTATGAATCT GCATTGAATAAATTCTTCGAGAATGTCTTACAG GCTTTCCTGAAGAATGTTGATTTTAATGTTGTTCGATGTGCTGTGATTGCTAGCCCAGGTTTTACTAAG GATCAGTTCCATCGACATTTACTGTTGGAGGCAGAAAGAAAGCAACTGAGGACTATTATTGAGCATAAGTCTCGCATAATTCTTGTGCATACAACCTCAGGCTACAA GCATAGTATGAAAGAGGTTTTGGAAGCTCCTAATGTTATGAATATGATCAAGGATACTAAAGCAGCACAAGAG GTCCGAGCTCTTGAGGAATTCTTCAGCATGCTTTCAAAT GATTCAGCTCGAGCATGCTATGGACCCAAACATGTTGAGGTAGCCCATGAGCGCATGGCTGTTCAAACGCTGCTCATCACAGACGATCTCTTCAG AAATGCTGATTTAGTTGCCAGGCGGAGGTATGTCAATTTGGTCGAGTCAGTGAAGGATTCAGGCGGTAATGTTCATATATTTTCATCTTTGCACGTCTCCGGTGAAC AACTGGCACAGATAAGTGGCATTGCAGCAATTCTTCGTTTCCCTTTACCAGACCTTGAAGACTTAGAAATGTGA
- the LOC133034869 gene encoding ubiquitin-like-specific protease ESD4, translating into MLCNKPWAELDFVLMPVNVIVLAHWILCILDIKMRCLKVLNSMRFGRYKNNSESFVRAFAVIIPILLSHVNFYEGRKDIDRSSKHWQGKKDTDAFDIVVVDNLPQQEDSDCGVFIIKYAHFFMHGLIDKIPKKLDIAFTRKKLCVDLFVHAKKKELGGYESTSEHPGRMP; encoded by the exons ATGTTATGCAATAAACCCTGGGCTGAGCTTGATTTCGTACTAATGCCTGTTAACGTGATTGTTCTTGCTCATTGGATATTGTGTATTCTTGACATTAAGATGAGATGCTTAAAAGTGTTGAATTctatgaggtttgggaggtacAAGAACAACTCAGAGAGTTTTGTTCGTGCATTTGCTGTAATAATTCCTATCTTACTGTCACATGTTAATTTCTATGAGGGGAGAAAAGATATTGACAGGAGTAGTAAGCACTGGCAAGGTAAAAAAGATACTGATGCGTTTGATATTGTCGTGGTTGATAATTTGCCACAACAAGAGGATAG TGATTGTGGTgtttttatcataaagtatgcTCATTTCTTTATgcatggattgattgataagaTTCCTAAGAAGTTGGACATTGCATTCACTCGTAAGAAGTTGTGTGTTGATCTGTTTGTTCATGCAAAGAAGAAGGAGTTGGGTGGGTACGAGTCTACTTCGGAGCATCCAGGAAGGATGCCATAG
- the LOC133034214 gene encoding uncharacterized protein LOC133034214, whose product MADDYGVSISYQKAWRAREKAIVDARRCPQESYRTITDLVTDEDNKFKYLYFAVGASIKGWQHCTPIIVTDGTFLTNQHGGTLLIASAQNANRHIFPLAFAVVDSENDSSWEWFLHKIKETYGEREGQCIVSDRHESILKAVKETFPDIMHGVCCYHLMKNIKMKFKKGGDELKIAFNSASKAYNIEDFEKSMQDLDNIDVRIRDYLVNEIGVEKWTRLYGMNRRYKTMTSNIAESINAALKAIRDLPIATLLECLHSLVQRWYWENKNRAQKTTTTLAKIPEKTLKKQRDMSLKYKVETANLLVYQVHDNNRSHIVNLENMMKCLALMQWLY is encoded by the exons ATGGCGGATGATTACGGTGTCTCTATATCTTACCAAAAAGCATGGAGAGCTAGAGAAAAGGCAATTGTGGATGCTCGTCGCTGCCCACAAGAATCATACA GAACAATCACAGACCTAGTAACTGATgaagataacaaattcaaataTCTATACTTTGCAGTAGGTGCTTCAATAAAAGGTTGGCAACACTGTACACCAATAATAGTCACAGATGGAACCTTTTTGACAAACCAACATGGAGGCACTTTGTTGATAGCAAGTGCACAAAATGCAAATAGACATATATTCCCACTTGCATTTGCAGTAGTAGATTCCGAAAATGACAGCTCTTGGGAATGGTTTCTtcacaaaataaaggaaacttatGGCGAAAGAGAAGGTCAATGCATCGTATCAGATAGACATGAGAGTATACTAAAAGCAGTAAAAGAGACCTTTCCAGATATAATGCATGGGGTATGTTGTTACCATTTGATgaagaatataaaaatgaaattcaaaaaaggAGGTGATGAGCTCAAGATTGCATTTAATAGTGCATCTAAAGCTTACAACATAGAAGATTTTGAAAAGAGCATGCAAGACTTGGACAATATAGATGTAAGAATAAGAGATTACTTGGTGAATGAAATTGGTGTCGAAAAGTGGACAAGACTATATGGCATGAACAGGAGATACAAAACAATGACATCAAATATTGCCGAATCGATCAATGCGGCCTTGAAAGCGATAAGAGACCTACCCATCGCAACTCTACTAGAATGCCTACATTCATTGGTGCAAAGATGGTATTGGGAAAACAAGAATAGAGCCCAAAAAACTACAACAACACTGGCAAAAATACCTGAAAAAACATTAAAGAAACAAAGAGATATGAGTTTAAAGTACAAG GTTGAAACAGCAAACCTTCTGGTATACCAAGTACACGACAACAACAGATCTCACATAGTAAACTTGGAGAATATGATGAAATGCCTTGCTCTCATGCAATGGCTGTACTAA
- the LOC133034868 gene encoding uncharacterized protein LOC133034868, producing MVKTRSSISPSHSVKVAADKKKMENVSDDGDRDDSDRSGGSGGSSDGSRGSALQKRKRVVDKVKKEDVRNVKKMKQVAEDLPEDYDSEDLEVEVRNDLKEWDLYFKPGEKIQGKVMLFPNQDNIVVKNINSKLTKDQRKLFRDTCFGYFLDSHPVGFQSQLVHNALHREVYQKNEKEMWFKFGDENFRFSLAEFAVVSGLLCVGDADLSKYTHRENAFVDRYFCDQTVTVSAVEHRFMYSDFKSDEYAVKMAVLYLVTNCLISSIYSKKVPVEILNIIGVDEYGSFPWGIPVFELTLHNLKIGLRGVMKGKGVAKPLAKVKGKHLEKGPRSYKLPGLPFAFLVWLYETIPLCLKAKFCSYDSGKPYRFCRWKSIGNPNSSEVEKKVLSSNKVFFIFCKLFICCFYYIL from the exons ATGGTTAAAACTCGTTCCTCAATTTCTCCTTCGCATTCTGTAAAGGTAGCTGCTGATAAGAAGAAAATGGAAAATGTCTCTGATGATGGAGATCGTGATGATTCTGATCGTTCTGGTGGTTCTGGTGGATCATCGGATGGTAGCCGTGGCTCGGCATtgcaaaagagaaaaagagttgTTGATAAAGTGAAGAAAGAAGATGTTCGAAATGTGAAAAAGATGAAGCAAGTTGCTGAAGATTTGCCTGAGGATTATGATAGTGAAGACTTGGAGGTTGAAGTTCGTAATGATTTGAag gaATGGGATTTATATTTCAAGCCTGGTGAAAAGATTCAGGGAAAAGTGATGTTATTCCCTAATCAGGATAACATTGTTGTCAAAAATATTAATTCCAAGTTGACTAAAGATCAACGTAAGTTGTTTCGTGATACTTGTTTTGGTTATTTTTTGGATAGCCATCCTGTTGGTTTTCAGTCTCAATTAGTTCATAATGCCTTACATAGGGAGGTATAtcagaaaaatgaaaaagaaatgtgGTTTAAGTTTGGTGATGAGAATTTCAGATTCAGTTTAGCTGAGTTTGCTGTTGTTTCTGGTTTACTGTGTGTTGGTGATGCCGATTTGAGTAAGTATACACACAGAGAAAATGCTTTTGTTGATCGATATTTTTGTGATCAGACAGTGACTGTTAGTGCTGTTGAGCATAGGTTTATGTATAGTGATTTCAAGTCAGATGAGTATGCTGTGAAGATGGCTGTTTTGTACCTTGTTACTAATTGTTTGATTAGTAGTATTTACTCAAAAAAAGTTCCTGTTGAGATTTTAAACATAATTGGGGTTGATGAGTATGGTAGTTTTCCATGGGGTATACCAGTGTTTGAATTAACTTTGCACAATTTAAAGATTGGTCTGAGGGGTGTTATGAAGGGAAAAGGTGTTGCTAAGCCTCTTGCTAAGGTTAAAGGGAAACATTTGGAAAAGGGTCCTCGATCTTATAAACTTCCTGGTTTACCTTTTGCATTTTTGGTTTGGTTGTATGAAACCATTCCTTTGTGCTTGAAGGCAAAGTTTTGTTCCTATGATTCTGGTAAACCATATAGGTTTTGTAGATGGAAGAGTATTGGAAATCCTAATTCAAGTGAAGTTGAGAAGAAAGTTCTATCttcaaataaggtattttttatattttgtaaattgtttatttgttgtttttattatattttgtaa